A DNA window from Corallococcus soli contains the following coding sequences:
- a CDS encoding MarR family winged helix-turn-helix transcriptional regulator — translation MTELSVDVRVQVARLRNLLVDAARCGALASPLASLPHPRWEPLELQALWWLRAECLLPVGVLAHRLGGLAMPRLSRLVDRLEEGGLVRRERSVRHDRRRVRVRLTDAGRAVAEETDALVQERMARLLSPLQGETRSALMDILELWVETLGAQARAAGEEEEENTAPTLVPDEVLTASAA, via the coding sequence ATGACGGAGCTCTCGGTGGATGTGCGTGTGCAGGTGGCTCGGTTGCGGAACCTCCTGGTCGATGCGGCCCGTTGTGGCGCCCTCGCCAGTCCCCTGGCGTCCCTGCCGCATCCCCGCTGGGAGCCCCTGGAACTCCAGGCCCTGTGGTGGCTGCGCGCGGAGTGTCTGCTGCCGGTGGGGGTGCTCGCGCACCGTTTGGGTGGACTCGCCATGCCCCGCCTGAGCCGGCTGGTGGACCGGCTGGAGGAGGGGGGCCTCGTGCGCCGCGAACGTTCGGTGCGGCATGACCGCCGACGCGTGCGCGTGCGCCTCACCGATGCGGGCCGCGCGGTCGCGGAGGAGACGGACGCGCTGGTGCAGGAGCGCATGGCGCGGCTGCTGTCCCCGCTCCAGGGGGAGACACGCAGCGCCCTGATGGACATCCTGGAGCTGTGGGTGGAAACGCTGGGCGCCCAGGCGCGCGCCGCCGGGGAAGAGGAAGAGGAGAACACCGCGCCGACCCTCGTCCCCGACGAGGTTCTAACGGCCTCGGCCGCCTGA
- a CDS encoding carboxypeptidase regulatory-like domain-containing protein, whose amino-acid sequence MRWKQVLTGMLLGAVLLAAWWAASRRPGVSPVRVPSVSVEVADAGVRDVVPPVEAREVADAGLWLRATLEGAQPFTGEARVGAAFISDEDLRWWEQGRERGAHAGPSRLEDLANVRGWVTAPVTASARGGVLGPVEVPSAPRYQLVAFEPDGTFWWGDLVPASPPGSGLLDAGVLRATRPTGVRVRLAGARDVAGAFSVRIERDVEPVDAERASALLGVLRLVAPELMGALQDGLPVPLGKEGDTVLAPLPPDRAVRLWLRAPSGREGGPVDVPLREGTVGTVTLDVARLFPEGVRRTVALRGRVLLGDTSRSAGPAVLRTEDGREVEVAADGRFTVPDVPTWRASRFTLWREEGASERPVAPSQGDFTFTPTAETAGTAEVVWRLPVYRWLVLRMDGFTQAQLQARARSPYPVYLLQRRDARGAWSDVPAQEFIPEGDGVAVSLLEPGTYRVMIASSPYALRSSTVAHVGAEAADVEVRLAAEEAPAPSCEVLVTQQGRPVAGALVTADGGGRSMPPVRGETLTDGRWSLGPVRSERLQVQVQAEGHADWEGEGTEACRRSGVLEVKL is encoded by the coding sequence ATGCGCTGGAAGCAGGTCCTGACCGGGATGCTCCTGGGCGCGGTGCTCCTGGCCGCGTGGTGGGCCGCGTCCCGCAGGCCCGGCGTCTCTCCCGTCCGGGTGCCGTCCGTGTCCGTGGAGGTCGCGGACGCGGGCGTGCGTGACGTCGTGCCTCCCGTGGAGGCGCGGGAGGTGGCGGATGCGGGCCTGTGGCTGCGGGCGACGCTGGAGGGCGCGCAGCCGTTCACGGGGGAGGCGCGCGTGGGCGCGGCGTTCATCTCCGATGAGGACCTGCGGTGGTGGGAGCAGGGGCGGGAGAGGGGGGCGCACGCGGGGCCCTCGCGGCTGGAGGACCTGGCCAACGTGCGTGGGTGGGTGACGGCGCCCGTCACCGCCTCCGCGCGGGGTGGGGTGCTGGGTCCGGTGGAGGTGCCGTCAGCGCCGCGCTACCAGTTGGTCGCGTTCGAGCCGGATGGGACGTTCTGGTGGGGCGACCTCGTGCCGGCCTCGCCTCCTGGATCAGGATTGCTGGACGCAGGAGTGCTGCGGGCGACGCGGCCCACGGGCGTGCGCGTGAGGTTGGCCGGTGCGAGGGACGTCGCAGGGGCGTTCTCCGTGCGCATCGAGCGCGACGTGGAGCCGGTGGACGCGGAGCGGGCCAGTGCCCTGCTGGGGGTGCTGCGGCTGGTGGCGCCGGAGTTGATGGGGGCGCTCCAGGACGGTTTGCCGGTGCCGCTCGGGAAGGAGGGCGACACGGTGCTGGCGCCGCTGCCTCCGGACCGGGCGGTGCGCCTGTGGTTGCGTGCGCCGTCGGGAAGGGAAGGGGGCCCGGTGGACGTGCCGCTGCGCGAGGGCACCGTGGGCACGGTGACGCTGGACGTGGCGCGGCTGTTCCCCGAAGGCGTGCGCCGCACTGTCGCCCTGCGGGGCCGGGTGCTGCTGGGGGATACGTCCCGGTCCGCGGGGCCGGCGGTGTTGCGCACGGAAGACGGGCGGGAGGTGGAGGTGGCGGCGGATGGACGCTTCACGGTGCCGGACGTGCCAACGTGGCGCGCGTCACGCTTCACGCTGTGGCGGGAGGAAGGGGCGTCGGAGCGGCCGGTGGCGCCATCGCAGGGAGACTTCACCTTCACGCCGACGGCGGAGACGGCCGGGACGGCGGAGGTGGTGTGGCGCCTGCCGGTGTACCGGTGGCTGGTGTTGAGGATGGATGGCTTCACGCAGGCCCAACTTCAAGCGCGGGCCCGGTCTCCCTATCCGGTGTACCTGCTCCAGCGCCGCGATGCGCGTGGCGCCTGGAGCGACGTGCCCGCGCAGGAGTTCATCCCGGAGGGAGACGGCGTCGCGGTGTCCCTGCTGGAGCCCGGCACGTACCGCGTCATGATCGCGTCCTCGCCGTATGCGCTGCGCTCGAGCACCGTCGCGCATGTGGGCGCGGAGGCCGCGGACGTCGAGGTGAGGCTCGCGGCGGAAGAGGCTCCGGCCCCTTCCTGTGAGGTGCTTGTCACGCAGCAGGGGCGTCCCGTGGCGGGGGCCCTGGTGACGGCCGACGGTGGAGGACGCTCAATGCCACCCGTGCGCGGAGAGACGCTCACGGATGGACGGTGGTCCCTGGGGCCGGTGCGCTCCGAACGGCTCCAGGTACAGGTGCAGGCGGAGGGCCATGCGGACTGGGAGGGCGAGGGCACGGAGGCGTGCCGTCGCTCGGGCGTCCTCGAAGTGAAGCTGTAG
- a CDS encoding endonuclease/exonuclease/phosphatase family protein produces the protein MLVLTVLMLPALSQAGSYLRVVSWNLRHEGWAAEQTYLDDARQLWSQFGSGSTANNGCDLVFLQEVMNAAAAQAIAQNLTQVSGVAWTAVVTPLIGRSSYKESYAVLYRTDTVSLLSSTVWSDAGDLFEREPQVVKVRHVPTGADYTFLNWHTVWGVAADRKLEAQAIDAVFASVQAASGTDQDVILLGDHNMACTHAAWSELKAVSPAVTCKLDTPTTINSTGGFANAYDHFWWQDTYVTEFSSTGRDYIANMKDYVTRLSDHAPVWVSLYSNSDTD, from the coding sequence GTGCTGGTGTTGACCGTGCTGATGCTCCCCGCGTTGTCGCAGGCAGGCTCCTACCTGCGGGTGGTGAGCTGGAACCTCCGCCACGAAGGGTGGGCGGCGGAGCAGACCTACCTGGATGACGCGCGGCAGCTCTGGAGCCAGTTCGGTTCGGGCAGCACGGCGAACAACGGCTGTGACCTGGTGTTCCTCCAGGAGGTGATGAACGCGGCGGCGGCGCAGGCCATCGCGCAGAACCTGACGCAGGTGTCGGGCGTGGCGTGGACGGCGGTGGTGACGCCGCTCATCGGGCGTTCGTCCTACAAGGAGTCGTACGCGGTGCTGTACCGGACGGACACGGTGTCGCTGCTGTCCTCCACGGTGTGGAGCGACGCGGGGGACCTGTTCGAGCGGGAGCCGCAGGTGGTGAAGGTGCGGCACGTCCCCACGGGCGCGGACTACACGTTCCTCAACTGGCACACGGTGTGGGGCGTGGCGGCGGACCGCAAGTTGGAGGCGCAGGCCATCGACGCGGTGTTCGCGTCGGTGCAGGCCGCGAGCGGCACCGACCAGGACGTCATCCTGCTGGGCGACCACAACATGGCCTGCACCCATGCGGCGTGGAGCGAGTTGAAGGCGGTGTCGCCCGCGGTGACGTGCAAGCTGGACACGCCCACCACCATCAATTCGACCGGGGGTTTCGCCAATGCGTATGACCACTTCTGGTGGCAGGACACCTACGTGACGGAGTTCTCCAGCACGGGCCGCGACTACATCGCGAACATGAAGGACTACGTCACCCGGCTGTCGGACCACGCGCCGGTGTGGGTGTCCCTGTATTCCAACAGCGACACGGACTGA